From one Streptomyces sp. Q6 genomic stretch:
- a CDS encoding Tat pathway signal sequence domain protein: MSGPARRTVITSAALVAAAAPLSWAASPRSASAASGSAAGSAELHWLEGSTPRAHTGVTWGVPWARGTYRPDQTFALTAADGTPVPVQSWVTGSWPDGSVKWTAHAIAADAPASATYQLGSGTPAAAHHKLTVTTKNGRTTVSTGAVTTVFGAKGSSVVVSSVRRGDTETARDGRLVALRQASADDEGRSAGAWQEFTGRVEKTVVEQDGPVRAVVRVEGRHHGTGRGGRAPWLPFTLRFVFTAGADSFRLVHTFVWDGVQEPGQEKGDFLRGLGVRFTVPLGDEPYDRHIRLADSEGGLFSEAVQGVTGLRRDPGEAVRAAQIAGEKLPDPATWDTRVAGRLAHLPAWGDYTLTQPTADGYTIRKRTKPGHGWIQAAAGRRAGGFGYVGGASGGLSFGLRDFWQRHPTRLDIRGAASDAAEATLWLYSPDAAPLDLRFYHDGLGQDTYEQQAEGLEITYEDYEKGFGSPYGIARTSELFFWAHGSTPDAAALAAQAAATATPPLLTATPQRLHQARVFGDWAPVDRSNAARTAIEDRLDNLFAYYRDQREDRRWYGFLDYGDVQHTYDNDRHVWRYDIGGYAWDNSELGTDLWLWYHFLRSGKAEVFRFAEAMTRHTGEVDVYHLGTWAGLGTRHGVQHYADSAKQVRISTAANRRFYYFLTGDERTGDLLSELADVEETFTVLDPQRKVRSDGYEPGDRHALSVGFGTDWGGISAAWLTEWERQGPKAAKSRTKLLNSLRTIAAQPNGFFTGAGLLDADTGKFAVTTDTTVSVSHLSAVFGLVETNSELVTLLGAQEPEFARAWLDYAQYYNATTAEKTRLTGSTWKSALPAAHSRLTAYAAHAKDDPTLAKRAWNEFFTGTDTYFPSNDWKRVTIKAPAVLRTTEEIPWISTNSSAQWALAAIQNLALIGTSIPS; the protein is encoded by the coding sequence GTGTCCGGCCCCGCCCGCCGCACCGTCATCACGTCCGCCGCGCTCGTCGCCGCGGCGGCCCCGCTCTCCTGGGCCGCGTCCCCTCGAAGCGCTTCCGCCGCTTCCGGGTCCGCCGCCGGGAGTGCCGAACTCCACTGGCTGGAGGGCTCCACGCCCCGTGCCCACACCGGGGTCACCTGGGGCGTGCCGTGGGCGCGCGGCACCTACCGGCCGGATCAGACCTTCGCCCTGACCGCCGCCGACGGGACGCCCGTCCCCGTACAGAGCTGGGTCACCGGCAGCTGGCCCGACGGCAGCGTCAAATGGACCGCGCACGCCATCGCCGCCGACGCCCCCGCATCCGCGACGTACCAGCTCGGTTCAGGCACCCCGGCCGCCGCCCACCACAAGCTGACCGTCACCACCAAGAACGGCCGGACCACCGTCTCCACCGGCGCCGTCACCACCGTCTTCGGTGCGAAGGGCTCGTCCGTCGTCGTCTCCTCGGTCCGGCGCGGCGACACCGAGACCGCCCGCGACGGCCGGCTCGTCGCCCTGCGCCAGGCGAGCGCCGACGACGAGGGCCGATCCGCGGGCGCCTGGCAGGAGTTCACCGGACGCGTCGAGAAGACGGTCGTCGAACAGGACGGCCCCGTACGGGCCGTCGTACGCGTCGAGGGCCGGCACCACGGCACCGGGCGCGGGGGCCGGGCCCCCTGGCTGCCGTTCACGCTGCGCTTCGTCTTCACCGCGGGCGCCGACTCCTTCCGCCTCGTGCACACCTTCGTCTGGGACGGCGTCCAGGAACCCGGTCAGGAGAAGGGCGACTTCCTGCGCGGCCTCGGCGTCCGCTTCACCGTGCCGCTCGGCGACGAGCCCTACGACCGGCACATACGCCTCGCCGACTCCGAGGGCGGCCTGTTCAGCGAGGCCGTGCAGGGCGTCACCGGGCTGCGCCGCGACCCCGGCGAGGCGGTGCGCGCCGCGCAGATCGCGGGCGAGAAGCTACCCGATCCCGCTACCTGGGACACCCGGGTCGCCGGTCGCCTCGCCCACCTGCCGGCCTGGGGCGACTACACCCTCACCCAGCCCACCGCCGACGGCTACACGATCCGCAAACGCACCAAGCCGGGCCACGGCTGGATCCAGGCTGCGGCGGGCCGTCGCGCCGGCGGCTTCGGGTACGTGGGCGGCGCGAGCGGCGGACTCTCCTTCGGCCTGCGGGACTTCTGGCAGCGCCACCCCACGCGGCTCGACATCCGCGGCGCCGCCTCCGACGCCGCCGAGGCCACCCTCTGGCTCTACTCGCCCGACGCCGCCCCGCTCGACCTGCGCTTCTACCACGACGGCCTCGGCCAGGACACGTACGAGCAGCAGGCCGAGGGCCTGGAGATCACCTACGAGGACTACGAGAAGGGCTTCGGTAGCCCGTACGGGATCGCCCGCACCAGCGAACTCTTCTTCTGGGCGCACGGATCGACGCCGGACGCGGCCGCACTCGCCGCGCAGGCCGCGGCCACCGCGACCCCACCGCTGCTCACCGCGACGCCCCAACGCCTGCATCAGGCAAGGGTGTTCGGCGACTGGGCGCCCGTCGACCGCTCGAACGCGGCGCGCACCGCGATCGAGGACCGCCTCGACAACCTCTTCGCCTACTACCGCGACCAGCGCGAGGACCGCCGCTGGTACGGCTTCCTCGACTACGGCGACGTGCAGCACACGTACGACAACGACCGGCACGTCTGGCGCTACGACATCGGCGGCTACGCCTGGGACAACTCCGAACTGGGCACGGACCTCTGGCTCTGGTACCACTTCCTGCGCTCGGGGAAGGCCGAGGTCTTCCGCTTCGCGGAGGCGATGACACGGCACACCGGCGAGGTCGACGTGTACCACCTCGGCACCTGGGCGGGCCTCGGCACCCGGCACGGCGTCCAGCACTACGCGGACAGCGCCAAGCAGGTCCGTATCTCCACCGCCGCCAACCGCCGCTTCTACTACTTCCTCACCGGCGACGAGCGCACCGGCGACCTGCTGAGCGAACTCGCCGACGTGGAGGAGACGTTCACCGTCCTCGACCCGCAGCGCAAGGTCCGCTCCGACGGCTACGAGCCCGGCGACCGGCACGCCCTGTCCGTCGGCTTCGGCACCGACTGGGGCGGCATCTCGGCGGCCTGGCTCACCGAGTGGGAACGGCAGGGCCCCAAAGCCGCCAAGTCCCGCACCAAGCTGCTGAATTCACTGCGTACGATCGCCGCCCAGCCGAACGGCTTCTTCACCGGCGCCGGGCTGCTCGACGCCGACACCGGGAAGTTCGCCGTCACCACCGACACGACGGTCAGCGTCTCGCACCTCAGCGCCGTCTTCGGCCTCGTCGAGACGAACAGCGAACTCGTCACGCTGCTCGGCGCGCAGGAGCCGGAGTTCGCGAGGGCCTGGCTCGACTACGCCCAGTACTACAACGCGACGACCGCCGAGAAGACCCGGCTCACCGGCTCCACCTGGAAGTCGGCGCTCCCCGCGGCCCACTCCCGCCTGACCGCCTACGCGGCGCACGCCAAGGACGACCCGACACTCGCGAAGCGCGCCTGGAACGAGTTCTTCACCGGCACCGACACCTACTTCCCGTCCAACGACTGGAAGCGGGTCACGATCAAGGCCCCGGCCGTCCTGCGCACCACCGAGGAGATCCCGTGGATCTCCACCAACTCCTCGGCGCAGTGGGCGCTCGCGGCGATCCAGAACCTGGCCCTGATCGGAACGTCGATCCCGTCATGA
- a CDS encoding DUF6250 domain-containing protein: MTTRLPGPSRRAFGALVAGAAAGALLPAATASAHGGRLVARDDFRHGLGRWFVELEQGGSVTASRGVLDVDVPAGATVWFRQRLSGPYVLSYTATPVSAGGVNDRVSDLNNFWNATDVRSPHDLFATRRGGALAEYDQLTTYYAGYGANYNTTTRLRRYVGESGVRPLVYDYTEPLLTANEPNRVRIVSDGSTVQWWNNGRLVFDYTDPDPYTSGHFAFRTTWSHFRIEDFEVRRPGGGRR, from the coding sequence ATGACCACCCGTCTCCCTGGACCTTCCCGCCGCGCCTTCGGCGCGCTCGTCGCGGGCGCTGCGGCGGGCGCGCTGCTGCCCGCCGCCACCGCCTCGGCGCACGGCGGCCGCCTCGTCGCCCGCGACGACTTCCGCCACGGCCTCGGCCGGTGGTTCGTCGAACTGGAGCAGGGCGGCAGCGTCACCGCGTCCCGCGGCGTCCTCGACGTCGACGTGCCCGCCGGTGCCACCGTCTGGTTCAGGCAGCGCCTGAGCGGCCCGTACGTCCTGTCGTACACGGCGACGCCGGTGTCGGCGGGCGGCGTCAACGACCGGGTCTCCGACCTCAACAACTTCTGGAACGCGACGGACGTCCGCTCGCCCCACGACCTGTTCGCCACGCGCCGCGGCGGGGCGCTCGCCGAGTACGACCAGCTCACGACCTACTACGCGGGCTACGGCGCCAACTACAACACCACGACCCGTCTGCGCCGCTACGTCGGCGAGAGCGGCGTCCGCCCGCTCGTGTACGACTACACGGAACCGCTGCTCACGGCCAACGAGCCCAACCGGGTCCGCATCGTGTCCGACGGCTCGACCGTCCAGTGGTGGAACAACGGCCGCCTCGTCTTCGACTACACGGACCCGGACCCGTACACGAGCGGCCACTTCGCGTTCCGTACGACGTGGAGCCATTTCCGCATCGAGGACTTCGAGGTCCGCAGGCCGGGCGGCGGCCGCCGCTAG
- a CDS encoding VOC family protein translates to MNEITVRMDAIGVSTTDLAASLAFYRLLGLTFPPDAEQLPHVEAELPGGIRLMFDPDRSGEDPGRGRIGLAFHCGDAAGVDAVYERLTAAGYHGELKPWNADWGQRYAAVLDPDGNQVDLFAPL, encoded by the coding sequence ATGAACGAGATCACCGTCCGCATGGACGCCATCGGCGTCAGCACCACCGATCTGGCCGCGTCGCTGGCCTTCTACCGCCTCCTCGGCCTCACCTTCCCGCCGGACGCCGAGCAACTCCCGCACGTGGAGGCCGAGTTGCCGGGCGGCATCCGCCTGATGTTCGACCCCGACCGCAGCGGCGAGGATCCGGGGCGCGGCCGGATCGGCCTCGCGTTCCACTGCGGGGACGCCGCCGGGGTCGACGCGGTGTACGAGCGGCTCACCGCGGCCGGGTACCACGGTGAGCTGAAGCCGTGGAACGCCGACTGGGGACAGCGGTACGCCGCCGTGCTCGACCCGGACGGCAACCAGGTCGACCTGTTCGCCCCGCTCTAG
- a CDS encoding ThuA domain-containing protein — protein MTVDPAPAHSVVLTYTRTTDYRHDSIPHAVATLRRLGLAVRHTEDPDVFADALGERPAVVVLLSTSGDVLTDAGRERLAAYVDGGGGFVGVHAAACTEYGWPYYGRLLGARFTRHPAYQPGRLLVTDRTHPATRHLGERWEFTDEWYDFHADPRAADPAVRVLASADESSYEGAGMGGEHPLVWCRAQGAGRVFYTALGHADAAYDDPDFRAHLLGGIEWAASEPVRGL, from the coding sequence ATGACCGTCGACCCCGCCCCCGCGCACTCCGTCGTCCTCACCTACACCCGCACCACCGACTACCGCCACGACTCCATCCCGCACGCCGTCGCCACCCTGCGCCGACTCGGCCTCGCCGTACGGCACACGGAGGACCCGGACGTGTTCGCCGACGCGCTGGGGGAGCGGCCCGCCGTCGTCGTCCTCCTGTCCACCAGCGGGGACGTGCTCACCGACGCGGGGCGCGAGCGGCTCGCCGCGTACGTCGACGGGGGCGGCGGGTTCGTCGGGGTGCACGCGGCGGCGTGCACCGAGTACGGGTGGCCGTACTACGGGCGGCTGCTCGGGGCGCGGTTCACACGGCACCCCGCGTACCAGCCGGGGCGGCTGCTCGTCACCGATCGCACGCACCCGGCGACCCGGCACCTCGGCGAGCGGTGGGAGTTCACCGACGAGTGGTACGACTTCCACGCCGATCCGCGCGCGGCCGATCCGGCGGTGCGGGTCCTCGCGTCCGCGGACGAGTCGTCGTACGAGGGCGCGGGCATGGGCGGCGAGCATCCGCTGGTGTGGTGCCGCGCGCAAGGAGCCGGGCGGGTCTTCTACACGGCGCTCGGGCACGCCGACGCGGCGTACGACGATCCGGACTTCCGGGCGCACCTCCTGGGCGGCATCGAGTGGGCGGCCTCGGAACCCGTACGCGGGCTGTGA
- the mmuM gene encoding homocysteine S-methyltransferase: MPNSTATPESFRAALAAGPVVLDGGLSNQLGSAGHDLSDELWSARLLAEEPEAIVAAHRAYYEAGASVAITASYQATFEGFGRRGIDAAGARELLVQSVELAREAGRAAQAGRPLWVAASVGPYGAMLADGSEYRGRYGLSVEELAAFHRPRLEVLAGAGADVLALETVPDADEARALLTVVRELGAPAYLSYSVADGRTRAGQPLEEAFALAADVDEIVAVGVNCCAPGDAGEAVRIAARVTGKPVVVYPNSGEEWDARARAWKGASTFTAGQVTEWAGAGARLIGGCCRVGPEGVRTIARELAA; this comes from the coding sequence ATGCCGAACAGCACCGCCACGCCCGAGTCCTTCCGCGCCGCTCTCGCCGCGGGTCCCGTCGTCCTCGACGGCGGGCTGTCCAACCAGCTGGGGTCCGCCGGACACGACCTGAGCGACGAGCTGTGGTCGGCGCGGCTGCTCGCCGAGGAGCCGGAGGCGATCGTCGCGGCGCATCGGGCGTACTACGAGGCGGGCGCGAGCGTGGCCATCACCGCGAGCTACCAGGCCACCTTCGAAGGCTTCGGGCGGCGCGGCATCGACGCGGCCGGCGCGCGCGAACTCCTCGTCCAGAGCGTGGAGTTGGCCCGCGAGGCGGGGCGCGCGGCGCAGGCCGGGCGGCCGTTGTGGGTGGCGGCGTCGGTCGGCCCGTACGGGGCGATGCTCGCCGACGGCTCGGAGTACCGCGGGCGCTACGGGTTGAGCGTGGAGGAGCTGGCGGCCTTCCACCGGCCGCGCCTGGAGGTCCTGGCCGGCGCCGGGGCCGACGTCCTCGCCCTGGAGACGGTGCCGGACGCCGACGAGGCGCGGGCGCTCCTGACGGTCGTACGGGAGCTGGGCGCGCCCGCGTATCTGTCGTACTCGGTGGCGGACGGGCGCACCCGTGCGGGCCAGCCGCTGGAGGAGGCGTTCGCGCTCGCCGCCGACGTCGACGAGATCGTGGCCGTGGGTGTCAACTGCTGTGCGCCCGGGGACGCGGGCGAGGCGGTGCGGATCGCGGCGCGGGTCACCGGCAAGCCCGTCGTCGTCTACCCCAACAGCGGCGAGGAGTGGGACGCGCGGGCGCGCGCCTGGAAGGGCGCGTCGACGTTCACCGCCGGGCAGGTCACCGAGTGGGCCGGCGCGGGCGCGCGGCTGATCGGCGGGTGCTGCCGGGTGGGCCCGGAGGGCGTGCGCACGATCGCGCGGGAACTGGCCGCCTGA
- a CDS encoding MFS transporter, with protein MERQVLSKAAVRLLPFLGLLYVIAYIDRSNVGFAKLELQAELGVGATAFTLGQVFFFTAYALLEVPSNLMLHRVGAHRWIARILLTWGLVTIATTLVQSTWQFYLARFALGAAEAGFFPGVLYYLSRWFPARHRGRAIGAFMLAAPVSFIIGNPVMGVLMDLDGTWGLSGWQWVFLATGIPAVLVAPVVLALLPVTPERANWLAADEKQWLADALDTDRAEAGEQPHHTLAVLRDRRVLTAAVFFLAFPLSTYGLSFWLPTIIDGFGDLTTTQVGLVSAIPYVCVAVGLVVVPRLVARRDTPYLWTAVMLALTVAGFTVAALFASPVVQMLGLCAAAVGGYAAQPAFWALIPRFLTGAAAAAGIAAVNAVGNLGGGFGPLGIAAVVDSTGSALTGLLFLLAVAVLGLLAVPLLRRALTSEPSASAPAKERQAV; from the coding sequence ATGGAGCGCCAGGTCCTGAGCAAGGCGGCGGTACGTCTGCTGCCGTTCCTCGGTCTGCTGTATGTGATCGCCTACATCGACCGGTCCAACGTCGGCTTCGCCAAACTGGAACTACAGGCCGAACTGGGCGTCGGCGCCACCGCGTTCACCCTCGGCCAGGTCTTCTTCTTCACCGCGTACGCGCTGCTCGAAGTACCCAGCAACCTGATGCTGCACCGGGTCGGAGCGCACCGCTGGATCGCCCGGATCCTGCTGACCTGGGGCCTGGTCACGATCGCCACCACGCTCGTGCAGTCCACCTGGCAGTTCTACCTCGCCCGGTTCGCGCTCGGCGCCGCCGAGGCCGGGTTCTTCCCCGGCGTCCTCTACTACCTCTCACGGTGGTTCCCCGCGCGCCACCGCGGCCGCGCCATCGGGGCGTTCATGCTCGCCGCGCCCGTGTCGTTCATCATCGGCAACCCCGTGATGGGCGTCCTCATGGACCTCGACGGAACCTGGGGCCTGTCCGGCTGGCAGTGGGTGTTCCTCGCCACCGGCATTCCCGCCGTCCTCGTCGCACCCGTCGTCCTCGCCCTGCTGCCCGTGACCCCCGAGCGCGCCAACTGGCTCGCCGCGGACGAGAAGCAGTGGCTGGCGGACGCCCTCGACACCGACCGCGCCGAAGCCGGTGAGCAGCCGCACCACACCCTCGCCGTGCTCCGCGACCGACGCGTCCTGACGGCCGCCGTCTTCTTCCTCGCCTTCCCGCTGTCCACGTACGGGCTCTCCTTCTGGCTGCCGACCATCATCGACGGCTTCGGCGACCTGACGACCACACAGGTCGGCCTCGTCTCCGCGATCCCGTACGTGTGCGTGGCCGTCGGTCTCGTCGTCGTGCCCCGGCTCGTCGCGCGCCGCGACACCCCGTACCTGTGGACCGCGGTGATGCTCGCCCTGACCGTCGCCGGATTCACCGTCGCGGCGCTCTTCGCGTCGCCCGTCGTCCAGATGCTCGGCCTGTGCGCCGCCGCCGTCGGCGGCTACGCCGCCCAGCCCGCCTTCTGGGCGCTGATCCCGCGCTTCCTCACCGGCGCCGCCGCGGCAGCCGGCATCGCCGCGGTCAACGCGGTCGGCAACCTCGGCGGCGGCTTCGGGCCGCTCGGCATCGCCGCCGTCGTCGACTCCACCGGGTCCGCCCTGACGGGCCTGCTCTTCCTCCTCGCGGTCGCGGTCCTCGGTCTGCTCGCCGTGCCGCTGCTGCGCCGCGCCCTGACGTCCGAGCCGTCCGCGTCCGCCCCCGCCAAGGAAAGGCAAGCCGTATGA
- a CDS encoding glycoside hydrolase family 43 protein: MSPDSTPEQPSRRGVLRTAAAAGAVAALPTAALPGTAHAAASRYRNPLVEQRADPHIHRHTDGHYYFTATAPEYDRIILRRSRTLQGLTDAAESVIWTKHATGPMGAHIWAPEIHHIDGAWYVYFAAAPAESVWDIRIWVLENTHPDPLRGTWTEKGQLRTAWETFSLDATTFTLPGRATSGERYLAWAQHEPDQDNNTAVWLSRMANPWTLTGPQVRLTTPEFDWECVGYKVNEGPSVIIRNGRVFLSYSASATDHHYCLGLLTADADSDLMDPASWTKSPTPVLTSNDTTQQYGPGHNCFTVAEDGRTDVLVYHARRYKEIEGDPLDDPNRHTRVQKLGWHKDGTPDFGVPVADSL; this comes from the coding sequence ATGAGTCCTGACAGCACCCCTGAACAGCCCTCCCGCAGGGGCGTGTTGCGGACCGCCGCGGCCGCGGGCGCCGTCGCCGCGCTGCCCACCGCGGCGCTGCCGGGAACCGCCCACGCCGCCGCCTCCCGCTACCGCAACCCGCTCGTCGAACAGCGCGCCGACCCGCACATCCACCGCCACACCGACGGCCACTACTACTTCACGGCCACCGCCCCCGAGTACGACCGGATCATCCTGCGCCGCTCCCGCACCCTCCAGGGCCTGACCGACGCCGCCGAGTCCGTCATCTGGACGAAGCACGCCACCGGACCCATGGGCGCCCACATCTGGGCGCCCGAGATCCACCACATCGACGGCGCCTGGTACGTCTACTTCGCCGCCGCGCCCGCCGAGAGCGTGTGGGACATCCGGATCTGGGTCCTGGAGAACACCCACCCCGACCCGTTGCGGGGCACCTGGACGGAGAAGGGGCAGCTCAGGACGGCCTGGGAGACGTTCTCCCTCGACGCCACCACCTTCACCCTGCCCGGGAGGGCCACCTCGGGCGAGCGCTACCTTGCCTGGGCGCAGCACGAGCCCGACCAGGACAACAACACGGCGGTCTGGCTGTCGAGGATGGCGAACCCCTGGACCCTGACCGGCCCCCAAGTACGCCTGACCACACCGGAGTTCGACTGGGAGTGCGTCGGCTACAAGGTCAACGAAGGCCCGTCCGTCATCATCAGGAACGGGCGCGTCTTCCTCTCCTACTCCGCCAGTGCCACCGACCACCACTACTGCCTGGGCCTGCTCACCGCCGACGCCGACAGCGACCTGATGGACCCGGCGTCCTGGACCAAGTCACCGACCCCGGTCCTCACCAGCAACGACACGACGCAGCAGTACGGCCCCGGCCACAACTGCTTCACCGTCGCCGAGGACGGCCGCACCGACGTCCTCGTCTACCACGCCCGCCGGTACAAGGAGATCGAGGGCGACCCCCTCGACGACCCCAACCGCCACACCCGCGTCCAGAAACTCGGCTGGCACAAGGACGGCACCCCGGACTTCGGTGTCCCGGTCGCCGACAGCCTCTGA
- a CDS encoding RICIN domain-containing protein: MSRTRRRLSALLLAFALALAGVLLTGATAQAAPQTIANGTQFTTSSGEPLHAHGGGVIKSGAYYYWFGEHRNADNTFRYVDAYRSTDLKTWEFRNHVLSQSSATELASANIERPKVMYNAATGKFVMWMHKENGTDYGEARAAVAVSDTVDGNYTYQGSFRPLGAHMSRDITVFTDTDGTGYMASAANENYDLHIYRLTADYTGIASLVANPWPGGHREAPALFKRGGVYFMLTSGATGWSPNQQQYATATSLAGPWSAMKNIGDSTAYGSQTAYVLPVQGSSGTSYLYMGDRWGNSFGATVNDSRYVWLPLTFTNATTMSMSWTPEVTVDTAAGTVTGASATYETLTARHSSKCLDIPNQSLLAGVAAAQYTCNGGTNQKFWFKNLGGGYAALVGRGSSLCLTENATNVTQENCTGATNQQWTATTSGGYTTIEARATGECLDVNGGSTADSAAIITYTCSGATNQQWKRGS; the protein is encoded by the coding sequence ATGAGCCGCACCCGCAGACGCCTGTCCGCCCTCCTCCTCGCCTTCGCCCTGGCACTGGCCGGAGTCCTCCTCACCGGTGCCACCGCCCAGGCCGCCCCGCAGACGATCGCCAACGGCACCCAGTTCACGACGAGTTCCGGCGAACCGCTCCACGCGCACGGCGGCGGCGTCATCAAGTCCGGCGCCTACTACTACTGGTTCGGCGAGCACCGCAACGCCGACAACACCTTCCGCTACGTCGACGCGTACCGCTCCACCGACCTGAAGACCTGGGAGTTCCGCAACCACGTCCTCAGCCAGTCCAGCGCCACCGAACTCGCCTCCGCCAACATCGAGCGCCCCAAGGTCATGTACAACGCGGCCACCGGGAAGTTCGTGATGTGGATGCACAAGGAAAACGGCACCGACTACGGCGAGGCCCGCGCGGCCGTGGCCGTCTCCGACACCGTCGACGGGAACTACACGTACCAGGGCAGCTTCCGGCCGCTCGGCGCACACATGTCCCGCGACATCACCGTGTTCACGGACACCGACGGCACCGGCTACATGGCCTCCGCCGCCAACGAGAACTACGACCTGCACATCTACCGGCTCACCGCCGACTACACCGGCATCGCGAGCCTCGTCGCCAACCCCTGGCCCGGCGGTCACCGCGAGGCCCCGGCCCTCTTCAAGCGCGGCGGCGTCTACTTCATGCTGACCTCGGGCGCCACCGGCTGGAGCCCCAACCAGCAGCAGTACGCCACCGCCACCTCCCTCGCCGGACCGTGGAGCGCGATGAAGAACATCGGCGACTCGACGGCCTACGGCTCCCAGACCGCGTACGTCCTGCCCGTCCAGGGGAGTTCCGGCACGTCGTACCTGTACATGGGGGACCGCTGGGGCAACTCCTTCGGCGCCACGGTCAACGACTCCCGGTACGTGTGGCTGCCGCTGACCTTCACCAACGCCACGACCATGAGCATGAGTTGGACCCCGGAGGTCACCGTCGACACCGCGGCGGGCACCGTCACCGGCGCGAGCGCCACGTACGAGACCCTCACCGCCCGGCACAGCTCCAAGTGCCTCGACATCCCGAACCAGTCGCTGCTCGCCGGTGTCGCCGCCGCCCAGTACACCTGCAACGGCGGCACCAACCAGAAGTTCTGGTTCAAGAACCTCGGCGGCGGCTACGCGGCGCTCGTCGGCCGGGGCAGCTCCCTGTGTCTGACGGAGAACGCCACGAACGTGACCCAGGAGAACTGCACCGGCGCGACGAACCAGCAGTGGACCGCCACCACCTCCGGCGGCTACACGACGATCGAGGCCCGCGCCACCGGCGAGTGCCTCGACGTGAACGGCGGCTCCACCGCCGACTCCGCCGCGATCATCACGTACACCTGTAGCGGAGCGACCAACCAGCAGTGGAAACGCGGCAGTTGA